A section of the Methanomicrobia archaeon genome encodes:
- a CDS encoding ribonuclease P protein component 3 (Part of ribonuclease P, a protein complex which generates mature tRNA molecules by cleaving their 5'ends; archaeal RNase P has multiple protein subunits homologous to eukaryotic nuclear RNase P proteins): protein MPEYFDLNVHAYPETAAPVEELLRVAKRYGYAGIAITNHDEAVVPEPLESSAVFTGVEIHAQSVLELKRKIKRYWGNVALVAVHGGDDKINRAAVENPKVDILAHPCGEKGESGLNHVLVRYAADNGVAIDFNMDALIWSRRGDRARIIGKMRENLKLVRKYNAPMILTSHAHSIYDLRAPRELIALAKLFGMTKEEATSALCDIPLGVLEKRWKKDRDVEVLRSE from the coding sequence ATGCCCGAGTACTTCGATCTCAACGTCCATGCATATCCGGAAACCGCTGCGCCGGTAGAGGAACTACTCCGCGTTGCGAAACGATACGGCTATGCAGGCATCGCAATAACGAACCACGATGAGGCTGTCGTGCCGGAGCCTTTGGAATCAAGTGCCGTCTTCACCGGTGTTGAGATACACGCACAATCGGTTCTTGAACTGAAGCGGAAGATAAAGCGGTACTGGGGTAACGTGGCGTTAGTCGCGGTTCACGGCGGCGATGATAAAATAAACCGAGCGGCAGTGGAGAATCCGAAGGTGGATATTTTAGCGCATCCGTGCGGCGAGAAAGGCGAGAGCGGCTTGAACCACGTACTGGTGCGATACGCAGCTGATAACGGCGTTGCAATCGACTTCAACATGGATGCACTGATCTGGAGCAGAAGAGGCGATCGAGCACGGATCATTGGAAAAATGCGGGAGAACCTGAAGCTGGTGCGGAAATACAACGCCCCTATGATACTGACCAGTCATGCCCACTCCATATACGATTTGCGAGCGCCGCGCGAGCTGATCGCACTTGCAAAGCTCTTCGGAATGACAAAAGAAGAGGCTACGAGCGCGTTATGCGATATCCCCTTGGGTGTTTTAGAGAAGCGCTGGAAAAAGGACCGCGATGTGGAGGTGCTCCGATCTGAATGA
- the mvk gene encoding mevalonate kinase has protein sequence MKKIRASVPAKVILFGEHFVVYGKRALAAAIDRRLTVEISGKEKKGYHVRIGNIPTFGLELDLETGRARPKEVRPYKDYSTASKALAYVKGSIEYLEERYGIGNEGVELEIKSEIPLSAGLGSSAATCVATIAALKEYFGVGGGVDGVRSDAHGVEKQVQGAASPVDTAISTYGGYVLVERGEVKRLPLPKLDLMVGSIGSIPLSMDSTKATDLGLKTKTLVAGVKDRRALFTSIFDPLFDAADELTTQAIQAIEAGDLVKLGALMNINHGLLDAIGVVPRRLGELVKVSQSLGALGAKVTGAGGSDDMGGVGSVLVLPGTVAERIEAAMEIAGALAMTVKTGGEGLKIEQFTSAEKAYVSD, from the coding sequence ATGAAGAAAATACGGGCATCGGTTCCCGCGAAGGTGATTCTCTTTGGTGAACATTTCGTGGTCTACGGTAAGCGCGCGTTAGCGGCTGCTATTGACCGTCGACTCACCGTCGAGATATCAGGTAAAGAGAAAAAAGGGTATCACGTAAGAATAGGGAATATACCGACGTTCGGCCTGGAGCTGGACTTAGAAACCGGGCGTGCGCGTCCCAAAGAAGTACGACCGTATAAGGATTACAGCACCGCGTCAAAAGCGCTCGCGTACGTCAAAGGCTCAATCGAGTACCTTGAAGAGCGGTACGGGATAGGGAACGAAGGCGTGGAGCTGGAGATAAAGTCCGAGATACCGCTCTCTGCCGGGCTGGGTTCTTCAGCCGCGACCTGTGTCGCGACGATCGCGGCGCTCAAGGAATATTTCGGCGTCGGGGGTGGCGTGGACGGCGTGAGAAGCGATGCACACGGCGTTGAGAAGCAGGTACAAGGCGCTGCGAGCCCGGTTGATACCGCAATCTCTACGTACGGCGGCTATGTGCTCGTGGAGCGCGGCGAAGTGAAGCGATTGCCATTGCCCAAATTGGATTTGATGGTGGGCAGTATCGGCAGCATCCCGCTGAGTATGGATAGCACAAAGGCAACGGATCTTGGCTTGAAGACGAAAACGCTTGTCGCGGGTGTTAAAGATCGAAGAGCGCTTTTTACAAGCATATTCGATCCCCTTTTTGATGCCGCTGACGAGCTAACGACGCAGGCAATTCAGGCGATCGAAGCTGGTGATTTGGTGAAGCTGGGCGCGTTAATGAACATCAATCACGGCTTGCTGGACGCAATAGGCGTGGTGCCACGACGACTAGGCGAGCTCGTCAAGGTCTCACAGTCATTGGGTGCACTGGGCGCAAAAGTAACGGGCGCTGGCGGCTCTGACGATATGGGTGGCGTCGGTTCAGTTCTGGTACTGCCCGGAACGGTTGCCGAACGAATCGAAGCAGCAATGGAGATAGCGGGCGCGCTCGCAATGACGGTGAAAACGGGTGGGGAAGGGTTGAAGATAGAGCAGTTTACGTCCGCCGAGAAAGCCTACGTTTCAGATTGA
- a CDS encoding tRNA 5'-guanylyltransferase, protein MTGQNRARSTLKDSRDKELYAAIRAIPPLIVRADGRNFRHVLSDTFEKPYDKRFAKGMAEAVVRFFEQSGFNPSLAYLFSDEINLYFTHVPFKGRIEKLDSVIAGFLASALTIVLDLKDAIAFDARIIPVCRDDDALAYFMQRQAEAWWNHINAYGYYGLQESGLSAKEAEKRLKGMKAAEVHGLLFRQGRNLNETPAWQRRGMIATREQYEKGGYNPKAAEDVTVARYKVVQLWDLPLFGSEDGRALLNLLITGKALPKDQYEKKKFRWARRDLNP, encoded by the coding sequence ATGACAGGTCAGAACCGTGCGAGATCGACCCTCAAGGATAGCAGGGATAAAGAGCTCTACGCAGCTATAAGGGCTATTCCGCCTCTGATTGTGCGCGCTGACGGTCGGAACTTCAGGCATGTCCTCAGCGATACTTTTGAGAAGCCGTATGACAAGCGATTCGCGAAAGGGATGGCGGAAGCAGTGGTACGCTTCTTCGAGCAGAGCGGATTCAACCCCTCGCTTGCGTACCTCTTCTCTGACGAGATAAATCTATATTTCACGCACGTCCCGTTTAAAGGCCGCATAGAGAAGCTGGATTCGGTAATCGCCGGTTTTTTAGCCAGTGCGTTGACCATCGTCCTGGATTTAAAAGACGCGATTGCCTTCGACGCGCGGATAATTCCCGTTTGCCGTGATGACGATGCGTTGGCATACTTTATGCAGCGTCAGGCGGAGGCATGGTGGAATCATATCAATGCCTATGGCTATTACGGTCTGCAGGAATCCGGACTGAGCGCTAAAGAGGCTGAGAAGCGGCTGAAGGGAATGAAAGCGGCAGAGGTGCATGGGCTGCTGTTTCGCCAGGGACGTAACCTGAATGAAACGCCGGCATGGCAGAGACGGGGGATGATAGCCACCAGGGAGCAGTACGAAAAGGGAGGGTACAATCCAAAAGCGGCGGAGGACGTTACCGTTGCACGCTACAAGGTGGTTCAGCTCTGGGACCTGCCGCTGTTCGGGTCCGAAGACGGAAGGGCGCTGCTAAATCTTCTCATAACAGGAAAAGCTTTGCCGAAAGATCAATACGAAAAAAAGAAGTTCCGATGGGCCCGAAGGGATTTGAACCCTTGA
- a CDS encoding ribonuclease P translates to MTADMGIIMSVLLYLLPSLRERKRYLRFELMGEREIDKRELMKEIWDSIYSLYGDVGASESKLWLIEYHRVEDRKEEESNLSVGVLRCAHNKVEAVRASLACIHTVNDARVGIRVIRTSGSIKGASRRS, encoded by the coding sequence ATGACCGCGGATATGGGGATTATCATGAGCGTGCTGCTGTACCTGCTGCCCTCACTCCGCGAACGGAAACGGTATCTTCGCTTCGAGCTGATGGGTGAGCGGGAGATAGATAAGCGTGAATTGATGAAGGAGATCTGGGATTCGATCTATTCGTTATACGGCGATGTAGGAGCAAGTGAAAGTAAGCTCTGGCTGATCGAGTACCATAGAGTAGAAGACCGCAAAGAGGAAGAGTCAAACCTCAGTGTGGGTGTCCTGCGCTGCGCGCATAACAAAGTCGAAGCGGTTCGGGCGTCGTTAGCGTGCATTCATACGGTAAATGACGCTCGGGTGGGCATACGAGTAATAAGAACCTCAGGGTCGATAAAAGGCGCGTCTCGGCGATCGTGA
- a CDS encoding site-2 protease family protein — protein sequence MRTSIQVGRLIGIPIRLHFTFLILFPLIIMVFAITPGPVGLGDMEPLSRPLRYALAAIGAFLFLLSLLLHEMSHSYVAMRYGTRIRSITLFIFGGLAMMEDLPKEPAKEWRIAIAGPLMSFALGGAFLLAHFSLAAAHQSIYDPITVLLFSLGLLNVVLATFNLLPAFPMDGGRVLRAFLAKRMQFLTATKRAVFVGKTFAVIMAIVGFMPDPFVFYTTGHVRLPFNPWLTFIAVFLYIAATEEESATITFTSLEGIQVKHVMQRENASVWEDMPLTELGEKMLAERNAEYAVVSESGDFKGLITFSELKKLSPEQRYPLTVADIIRPFDWLSEVVSQEDEAVEALKRMLSTKQQLLAVEGEERGAIVGIITKRDLAMVIEMLKGR from the coding sequence ATGCGAACATCTATACAAGTTGGCAGACTTATTGGCATACCGATACGACTGCATTTTACCTTTTTAATTCTGTTCCCGCTCATCATCATGGTGTTTGCGATCACTCCTGGACCGGTAGGCTTAGGTGACATGGAGCCTCTATCCCGACCTTTACGCTATGCCTTAGCGGCTATCGGCGCGTTTCTTTTCTTACTCTCGCTGCTGCTCCACGAGATGTCCCATTCATACGTTGCCATGAGATACGGAACCCGGATACGGAGCATTACGCTTTTCATCTTCGGCGGCTTAGCCATGATGGAGGATTTACCAAAAGAGCCGGCGAAGGAGTGGCGAATAGCAATTGCAGGTCCGTTAATGAGTTTTGCCCTTGGTGGTGCGTTCCTTCTCGCTCATTTCAGTCTAGCCGCGGCACATCAGAGTATCTACGACCCGATTACGGTTTTACTGTTCAGCCTTGGGCTTCTCAATGTGGTTTTAGCCACGTTTAACCTGTTACCCGCGTTCCCCATGGATGGCGGTCGAGTTTTACGTGCGTTCCTTGCGAAACGGATGCAATTCCTCACAGCGACGAAGCGAGCGGTCTTCGTGGGCAAGACGTTTGCCGTTATAATGGCGATTGTGGGTTTTATGCCTGATCCTTTCGTCTTTTACACGACCGGGCACGTGCGATTGCCGTTCAATCCGTGGTTAACATTCATCGCCGTGTTTCTCTACATCGCAGCGACCGAAGAGGAGAGCGCGACGATCACGTTCACCTCGTTGGAGGGGATACAGGTGAAGCACGTAATGCAAAGAGAGAACGCGAGCGTTTGGGAAGATATGCCGCTTACAGAGCTGGGGGAGAAGATGCTTGCGGAACGAAACGCGGAATACGCGGTGGTAAGCGAAAGCGGCGATTTTAAAGGATTGATAACCTTCAGCGAGCTGAAGAAGCTGTCACCTGAACAACGGTACCCGTTAACGGTTGCGGATATAATCCGCCCTTTCGATTGGCTGAGCGAGGTCGTCTCGCAGGAGGACGAAGCAGTAGAAGCACTCAAACGAATGCTAAGCACGAAACAGCAGCTTCTGGCCGTAGAAGGCGAGGAACGCGGGGCAATCGTGGGAATCATCACGAAGCGCGATTTGGCGATGGTTATCGAGATGTTGAAAGGGCGTTAG
- a CDS encoding flavodoxin family protein, translating to MKVIAFNGSAREDGNTAILIKYVLDELEKAGIETEVFSLAGKEIHGCRACYTCFQNRDKHCVVNDDVLNECIDKMREADGIILGSPTYFANVSTEMKALIDRAGLVAIANDHMFKRKLGAAVVAVRRAGSIHVFNSINHFFLINQMIIPGSSYWNMGMGHSAGDVEQDEEGIMIMKTLGQNMAWLLKQVHE from the coding sequence ATGAAAGTAATTGCTTTTAACGGCAGCGCGCGTGAGGACGGCAATACCGCCATCCTTATTAAGTACGTCCTGGACGAATTAGAAAAAGCGGGCATTGAAACCGAAGTTTTTTCACTGGCTGGCAAAGAGATCCACGGCTGTCGGGCCTGCTACACCTGTTTTCAGAACAGGGACAAGCATTGCGTGGTGAACGACGACGTCTTGAACGAGTGCATCGATAAGATGCGTGAGGCTGATGGCATCATTCTGGGGTCACCCACCTATTTTGCCAACGTCAGCACGGAGATGAAGGCGTTAATCGACCGAGCGGGCCTTGTCGCGATAGCGAACGACCACATGTTCAAACGCAAGCTGGGTGCGGCGGTCGTTGCCGTGCGACGTGCAGGCAGCATCCACGTCTTCAATTCCATCAACCACTTCTTCCTTATCAACCAGATGATCATACCCGGCTCCAGCTACTGGAACATGGGTATGGGCCACAGCGCAGGCGACGTGGAACAAGACGAAGAAGGCATTATGATAATGAAAACGCTGGGCCAAAACATGGCCTGGCTGTTGAAGCAGGTGCACGAATAG
- a CDS encoding PRC-barrel domain-containing protein, with the protein MEIQLSSLYGQDLYTDRGIYVGKIEDVSVDIKEKRVSGLAVKNVNPNAFGGVKKKGVIIPYRWVTAIGDIVLIKHVRRKGMEREREEEEV; encoded by the coding sequence ATGGAGATCCAATTGTCATCGTTGTATGGGCAGGATTTATATACCGATAGAGGGATTTACGTCGGTAAAATCGAGGACGTCAGTGTTGACATAAAGGAGAAGCGAGTGTCGGGCCTGGCCGTGAAGAACGTGAATCCAAATGCATTCGGCGGGGTCAAGAAGAAGGGTGTGATCATCCCTTACCGATGGGTGACTGCGATTGGCGATATAGTACTCATAAAGCACGTGCGGAGAAAGGGAATGGAACGAGAGCGCGAGGAAGAAGAAGTTTAA
- a CDS encoding HAD family hydrolase produces MTTRKTEALLFDLDGVLIDSFESWYQAFARMLKAYGKDEMSRETFRERYWGPGLSHNLATLQLDENAADYCTREQIKLIELIALFPGAREVLRRTREDYKLKVGLVTNTPRANVTEIFERFRLTNHFDAILTGDDVKLGKPDAEIVLKACEQLNVQPEHAVLVGDTRTDYQAGKAAGCFVVGVGGDSAGDVHIEQLEDLFKVLNNPIAF; encoded by the coding sequence ATGACCACTCGAAAAACCGAAGCACTCTTATTCGACCTCGACGGCGTGCTCATAGACTCGTTTGAAAGCTGGTATCAAGCCTTTGCGAGAATGTTGAAAGCGTACGGTAAGGATGAGATGAGCCGGGAGACGTTCAGAGAGAGGTACTGGGGGCCTGGTTTGAGTCACAACCTCGCTACGTTACAGTTGGATGAAAACGCTGCTGATTACTGCACTCGTGAGCAGATAAAATTGATAGAACTCATCGCGCTGTTTCCCGGTGCAAGAGAGGTATTGCGCCGTACGAGAGAGGACTACAAGCTCAAGGTCGGGCTGGTGACGAATACGCCGCGAGCGAACGTTACCGAGATCTTCGAGCGGTTCCGGCTCACCAACCATTTCGATGCGATCCTCACCGGCGACGATGTGAAACTGGGCAAGCCGGACGCCGAGATCGTACTGAAGGCATGTGAACAGCTCAATGTGCAGCCGGAGCACGCGGTACTCGTGGGCGATACGAGAACGGATTATCAGGCGGGTAAGGCTGCCGGTTGTTTCGTCGTGGGCGTGGGCGGGGACTCGGCAGGTGACGTGCACATAGAGCAGCTTGAGGATCTCTTCAAAGTGTTAAATAATCCGATCGCTTTTTGA